CCTCCAAATCTAGTCTTTGTGGAGTGATGGGATACTAATTCTCAGACATTAAAAGCAGCTATAATTTTCCTATTTAGGAAAGTCATTTGTAAAGTTTGTCGAATGTATAGAAAATTCCAAGTATTTATGACTCCTTTTTTAAATCAacgggggagggggaggagtctTTGTGAATTACATCCATACTTACAACAGACTGTTTGCTGCTGCAGTCTTTCCTAGTATCCAAGCCTACATGAAAGCAGAAACCGCAGTAGTTATTTGACACAAAGGATATagctttaaaaatgcacttgacaAACAtttaacataagaaaaaaaaaaaaaatggaatactaTCATACATATATACTGCTATCTTGTTATCTTACAACAGAAGAATCTTATTGTCAGTAAATAAAGCAAGCAATACTATCTTcatttatatgtaaatacattCTCAAAGTTTACACACTATCAAGTCATTTACAGTCATTCTAAATAACTTATTTGGGTAAACATTAACTTGGATGTTTTCACACAGGTGTGCAGTATTTAATGTTACACTAAATAAGGCAGCCAACTCCATCTGATTTCTGCCAAGCCcaaggctttttttaaaatgtttaaaaactccTGTGTGTTAAGATAGGCCTAACACCCCAAAAATATGTGTCTTGCCATGAGTTGGGTATAACAGGATATCAGATTAACAAATTTTCACTTAAGGTCTATGTCTTGGTTTATCTGAAAATATACACTGTAATTCAGGTCCATGGAAATGCCACAaaggcagaattttttttttttttttttttttttttttttttttaaagtaaatttgtttgctttattacagcCTGTGTTTGATAGATTTTAGGGCTGCTGTACAGTCTTTAGAAAAACGGATTCCTGTTGTCACTATTACTTGAATTTATAAAGgcggtagcagcagcagcagttaaaTTCACACACCGGCAGCAACGACGCTTTCTGACCCTCCTGGTGTACAATGTCTTCAGCAGAGACTCTGCTTCGACCTCTGCTGCTCCTGGTGAGCGCTACTCAAAAAGAAACAAGCCGTTTTGAACCTCCTTGTGAAGCACGTCTTAAAAAGACAACAGTGTTAATATGAGGCTGAGTAATTCAAAGTGGAAAATTGCTTTGCCGATATTTGACAAGGTCATTTATACCATTTCAACGTCCTTTCCTTCcaagacataaacaaaacaatcttCAGAACACAGCTCACATCCTCAACACAAAAGTAACTGCTGCACCAGACAGGTAATCTGTATTCAACCTAGACAGTGTTTCACTTATGAATTACAAAATTAAAGGTTTGAATCAAACGTTGCATTAGTGCTTGTATGGGTGGGGGAATCTAGTACGATTAATTCATCAAGGTAAAATTAAATCAGTAGCACTTTTGCAACTTCctctaacaaaataaaatctactttttAATGAGCAACTAAAACTTTGATAACAATAATTCATTTTCTATTAGTTGGGGCTAAATTGCCAGTTGACAGTAATTAATagaattaaaatttttttttttttttggacaaaatgACCATGGGCAATATTTAGTTCATTcaatttgctttacatttttacaactGGTATGGCAAGAAGTAAATTCGTACTTACAAGTGAGAGACACAGGGTTTCTGTCAAGTTCAGTAAATCCGGCATATGAATTGACCGTCCTCATTTGACAATCAGGATGATACTCACCCTAGGATACCAGAATAGCAATACAAATGTCACAGCCAGAATCGGCATTATTTTTTGACATTGTGCTTGGCTACATTAAACTATTTATGAATACAACAGCATTAAAAGCTTACCATATCTTTGCCCTTGGATGGAAATAAATCTTTGAATTTGCTAGCTGTATCTTTTGTGGTTGATCTCTGAACTTCAGGAGTGTCTTTGTGACCTTAAAAATGGATACTTTTGTTAAAATGACACAGATccactttaaaatttaaaatatcaaaatcGCTGGGTTCCTGGCTTGAAATGCTATACCCCTATACCTTTTAACCCATTAAAGTAAACAGGTTGCTAGACTTTATACCACATCTTATCTATGAACACATTCactattgttttgatatttttatccACATGTTATGGGTCAATACGGGGGAAGATCGTTCCTACTGCAATTTCACTGCCGACTTCTCAAATTGTTTTCGGAAAACACCTAGAGGTTTCAGTGTAAAGAAGTCCCCCACTATCTGTACTATTAGTACAACACACATTACCTAGCTTGGTGAAAATCTCTTGTTTTTACACTGAAGTGCACAGCAATGTGAAAAAATCATTAAAAGCAAAGAGAGATAAAGTGGTATATCTCCTCTACTGGTCCAGgacatgtagaaaaaaatatcaCATTGAGCAGACTACTGGATGGTATTGTACCCACTATACTGATTTGTTACCCTGACCTTCAGCTATGCTGACCCCACCTACAgatatggccaaacgttttgcctcaccctatagaattatctAATTCTGCTTTATAAagtgaaatgaaacctgctgaataatggttgttaacatactgaatcacATACTGCTTGATAGTTTTCTATaaacttaaatgaaaaacatgacaaatagaaaaaattgaaattttgaaatctaacgtgaaacactgtactactattacatgatgctaaataaaatatctaaattctgtacatatagttgttttttataGTAAGTGGGGAAGGCAGAGTTGAAGCAATTTGAATGGATTAAGGAATGCTGTTTAATGTtaggcagttaggattctccagacaagttcaaaagagaaaaaaaaaaatgttactcaaTATTGGAGAAACAGGACCCAGAGCTGCTCAGAACggttttaaatcataaaaatatgGGAAAtgtaaatacccccccccccaaatcaaaATTACATTTGAGCCACTTCATTTAACATGCATGatctgtgttcctgtgttcctTAGACCTGTCATATACACAAATTCTAAACATATTCATGACATtacctgttatttttatttttttgtcaaagtaaaaaaaacaaaaaaaaaaaaaaaacataattagacagaaaatctaagtaaaaaaaaaaaaaaaaaaaaaaatcatacatctTTTGCACACAGAACTAAAAGTCTTTCGAATGTTAGTTATTTTCCTGGCGATATGGTCTATCCAACTGCTATCCTTCAAAACAAATTTCTAGCCGTGTCAAAAAATATAAGCGGGCAGCAGCTTAATAAGAATGCTCCTGAATCTTAATAAAATTGAAAGGGGAAACAACTAATAAGACCTTCCTTTAATGAAGCAAGCGCCAATGggtgaaaatgtaaaagaaaaaaaaaagggaagtcgGATGGACCAGCTGGGCAACAGGAAGTGAAAACGGATTAGTATTTGGAGGGAGAGAGCAAAGCACCATTGGAAAGGGAGGTCACCTGCAACCAGATACACCCTAAAACACCTCAGTATGCAAGCTCCAACCTCGAGGTTTGGTTATGCTCCATAGCTTTTGCAGCAGTCGCTTGGGGCTAACAAATTGCTGTCTATGCTTTTCCATCTGTCGTTGAGGGTGGCTGGGTGCACCACCACTTGCCACGGCTCTGTTGGCGGCTGCCAGTTCGCAAGCTGGCAAAGGGTTGTTTCTTTGGAAAGTGTCCCCTGTCGCAGAAACACAGTCAGAAAGGGATTTGCAAGCCCTGCCCAGTTTGTTGTGGGTTGTTGGGGTACTACCTTCATCGTTGCTGAAAGCATGGTTCACATGGCCTTCACTTTTAATGCAAGCTGGAGTGGAAGCAGGCCAAACACAAACGGTAGTAGGAGCAGAGGGGGACTTTATGACAATTTTAGGAAGCAGTTGTAGGCTAACATACTTACCAACAAAGGCCCCAAATTCAACACTATGGCTTTCAGCCAAACCAGGAGGAACCTGGTCCCCAGCGACTGCACACTTCAGCTGATTAAAGTCACTAGGCTTTGAGGGGGTGCTAACAAAAAACTTGGCAGTCGGGGACAAAACATTTGGTAAGCTAGGTGAGTCAGCATATCTCAGGTTTTCTGGACGGGACAGCTGCCTCTCCATCATAGTGTGGCCTCTGCGTCGCAGCTCGGGGGGAGATACAGCACTTTGGATTAAGGCACTGCCTGAGGTACCAGCCTCTGGAATGTTGAGAGTTTTTCTCTCAGGGCTTGAGGTAAGGTCCTGGCCATACCTCCTGCTAGCTGCATCCCTTTCTCGGTGGTCAGTCTGAGCACTAACCCCCAGCATGGAGTCTGCGCACCGAGGAAAAGACGACCCAAAATAAGTCCCAATGCTGTGTTTCAGGAGGGCAGAGGATTTTTGCGAGCTACCGTCGACAGTGCTCTGCCCCAGGTGCTTTGAAAGGCTGAACTCCATGGTGATCTCTTTGTGGACCTTGCTGGCTTCGGATGCTTTCTGTGCAGTCAGGGCTTTCAGGGTGTCCACAGTGAGAGCTGACAGATCTTGAAGGTGGCCGATTTGAGAGTCCAGGGAATGCAGCGATTGTTTTATATAGTTCACTCTGTCACCTACTTCCTTTAACTGTATACACATCTTCTCAACCCTGgatagagaaaaaaaattaatatgctaatgtttttagtttttttcagtaaatgttATATAGGTCATATATGAACAACTATGTTTATAAAATATCATGTTAATCAATTTGCGGCTGTTTTTACTTGTTAGAAGTGACCCGAATTCTTTCTTCACTTCCAGTGTGAAACTTGTCCTCCTTTTCATGGAAGTACTTTTCCACACACTGCTCTTCAAAGTCATGTAGTTTCTTCTGATCATCTTCCGTCAAGAACAATTCTGAAAAGGGAGGGATGGAAATAAATGACAACCTTTTTGCAACTGATTCAATCAGGCACAACCACacgtatttaattacatttgcagATTATCACAAAAATAACTGCACGGATACTTTGCGAAACAACAATTATAAAGTGAAGCGCTCTTCGTAAAGGCTTATATTCAAGACattgttgttactgttttgtgagagggttgtgtgtttttatactaGGAAATTCTTATGAAAAGAGTGTCTGTACGTACTTGGTCCGTAAGTTCTGTCCTTCTTTCTCTTTCTACAGAAACATGAGAACAGTGATACAAGGTGACTTAAACTGATCAATGGAGGAGGAAGAACAGGCTTCTCGTGATAGGCCATGATGAAATGGTAACGCTGGTACTTCCACACGATGTTGGAAATGGCTTTCACTTGCAAATACACGTTGCTGGAAAAAAATAGAACAGAACACATGTTAGCTTTGTTCTTCACCCAAGGTAAACAACAAGTGCTGTTGTATGTTTAAAGAAATTCATAGTGTACAAATTACTTCTGCTTGGTGAACGCATTCAAGGTGTTGACAATTAACAAACACTTCCTGATTCTGAGGAACACACTTGATCTGTATGTACGTGAAACAACTCACAAAAACACGTCATGTGAAACCAAAATTGGAAAACACGGTGTACGTTTGAAAACAGCCACATTACTGTACTTcctgttattttgtaagttttattgatcagtagtttaaattgtaaaatgaacagcCTGCACATATACTGATTTCACCCAGGATGTCTGTATCCCAAAGGTACATGGAGGTGCTTCTAACTTGAGTCAAGGTGACACTGAACTGTCAGTACGAAGGTCATGAAGCCCCAGAAAGTAACATTATAGTATATTTTCCATCTTTTCTTGAGGTAAAACAAAACCTGAagactaataatatatatatatatatatatatatatattatgataatatatatatatatatatatatatatatatatatatatatatatatatatctatgttttATACAAGGATATCTGGGCGGTCATgggttacaaaacaaattaaacaagtcTAGATTAATGAGtggtttaatattaataataataatctacaatcAATTTAGTCATTATATAactaatgtaataaaaatcacattaacagtAAAACCTAGAGACATGTACTTACTTGAAGAAAGCAATGAGAAGATTGACCATAAGAATATACTGAACAAAGAGGTAGACTGCTTGTAAAAAAGGGGTGAGCCATACTCCTGGGCCACAAAGTTTGGGGACTGCACTGTCGTTTGCacatactagaaaaaaaaaaaaaagcaaaaaaaaacacaaaaaacttgtTAGATTTTTGCAACATAATTTGCCCTTGATAATGAGATGAATATGACATTATAAAAGTGGGTAGCACTCCACTAGTGTTCATAACCCATTAGAACAAATGCAGGTTTAATTCAACTCACAAAAGACTTGCTTCAGAGAATTACAGGCAAGTGCGACAGCAATTACGTCCATAGAGGATACTCCACAAACGTTCCTCAAATAGAACAGTTATTGGTATAGATGTCAAAATAACACACAAGACCCCAGAATGAATGTCCCATTTCCATGTTTCATCGCCAGTGCTACACATACAGCTATCTGCCCATGTGCGGCACACATTGATAGGAAATTGTAAAACAGTAACATTCCTTACCGTCTATTTCATAAGCATACACTTCACCAAAGATCATCCAGTAAGGCTGAAAGACAATATCTTTGGCCAGCTTCCACGAGGGGTCCTCGTTGGGATAGAGGATAGCCTTCCTGGGAACTCCAAAGCTGAGCAACACAACCGCCATGATCAccacaatataaaacatgttagACACCTGAGAATGAAGAAACACACATACTAGTCAGATCCTGCATGGAAGCTACAGGACAATCCTTCAGCACCAGAAACAAAGTGGACTTCATGCCAGCTACAGATTATTTCAATCGAAAGCAACATTTATTACCCATCAGTCGTCAATGATGTCTCTTCATAAAGCATGCACAACACAATGGCTCGACACTGCAAGAGTAACAATGCCACTGAATCGTTTTTTCCCCATATCCGAGAACAGCACTTACCATTTTACCAATCATCATTACGTAAGGTCCAGCTCGTTGATTTACTGCCAGAAAATCCAAAAGCCTCACGTACCAAAATATGATATTCAGGCAATACCCTAACCTTCCAGCAAGGAAAACGTCTTGGTCTCCAAATCTCAGTCCAAAGCCAACGAAGAATGTGAGGATTGCAAGGCAGTCTGTAATATTAAAATAGTCACCAAACCAGACTTTgattttttgattgatttttccAGCTTCAGACATAAAGATCTAcagagaaaagaagaaaaaaaatgagttagaacataagaacataagaaagtttacaaacgagaggaggtcattcggcccatcttgctcgtttggttgttagtagcttattgatcccaaaatctcatcaagcagcttcttgaaggatcccagggtgtcagcttcaacaacattactggggagttgattccagaccctcacaattctctgtgtaaaaaagtgcctcctattttctgttctgaatgcccctttgtctaatctccatttgtgacccctggtccttgtttcttttttcaggctgaaaaagtcccttgggtcgacactgtcaataccttttagaatgtacctgtcaataccttttagaaagtTGAATGAGTTGTGTGATTAAACTTAGAAATTACATTACACAACTGTATTTTtggaaaaaatacagaaattaaaattaCCGTAATTATATTAATAGAACATCCATACCAATGTATACTTAGCTAAAATGATTTAGCTCccttcataaaaaacaaaaaaaaaacaaaaacaaaaacaaaaaaaaacattatattacaCAGAATGCAACAACGCTCAGAAGTTCTCTTAAAATAGTGTGAATTATACTATAAATATTAAGGAAacagaaataattcaatttataaATGTGGATCCCTTAATAGGCAGATACTCCAAAATTACATTGCCTTTATCTCTAGGCCACCCTGTGGTGCAGTGACAACAAGCTGTGAACTTAAAACGGACCCCTCTTATTATGTAGCACACTGAAGTGAGATCTTACCTCACGAATTTTCTCAATGGCAGATGTAAAAATATAGGAAATGACAATCCATTCTTGAATCGATGGCATTTTGGGCATTTTCACCAAAACAACATACGTGTACAGCATTAGAAACCCCAAGTAAGCCATCTAACAGACAAGAGAAAGGGGGACACCTTTTAACGCtgttcaaaaataattattccaaaaatattcaaaatgttaagtgatttaaatacaaacagcCAGACAgagattttaaaattgaaatatgaTAGGCCCTATTCCTTCCTAAATGCTcagttaaaatatgaaatgtgtacTTAAAGTAAAATAGttgaaaaagaataaaataagaaaaaacatttaaccaGTAAAATATCCAGAAATTACAATCAGACTGTCACTGTTGTCACTTAAAGAGTACAGTTCAGCTCAGCAGGTTCTCCTTCACTGAAGTAGTGACATAGCCCTGAGtaatttggtaaaataaaaacctgttccAGATTCATAGTAAGTAACGTACAGTGTTGAACCAGAACTTCACAATGGGAGCATGGTAGAATGCGTAGAATTTTCTGGTAATTGGAAGCCTTCTTGGCCTGatgtaaatgtcatttttcacTCCAGTATTGTCATAGGGTCTCACTTCCTTGAGCACAtcctaaaatgaaaaaatacataggACTTGGTCTCAAATAAATTTGACATTAATTTAAGAACACCACCACTGTCACATAAAGTAGTATTTTATTCCTGGGATTGGCTTCATATGCTAGAACACCTATTTCTATAGAAACTGCAAATTCAAAAACTAACTCTGGTCAATAAGCCTTCCTCAAGGTCTTCAACGAAATGAAAGCACTGAGAAAGACTCAGTCAAAACTGTTGTCTTCAACTCAAAATGTTGACTTACCATTGGAATCTCCTCAGCAGGACTCTGGAAATTGTGCTCACTGTCCTCCATAGTCATCTGATGGGCATCCTGGGACTGTGGAATGTGGGACATTTCTGCCTTTGTTTTATACTCCAGCAGCAGAATAGCTGGCGGGACTAAAATACTTAGAATAACCTGGAGGAAGACAAACATGCACAATaccaacaaacaagcaaaacaaatgtttagaGTGACACCGAGATCCAACACATGCAGCTCATTACTATAAAgcatttattacaaatacattacaaCAGGTGATTTACACCGCACTTGCAAGTGGTCTGTGGTGTgtcaaaaattaaatatttgagtTTACAGATAGAGGAATACATTCTATGTAATAAAATGCACTGTGTATGCACACACAAATCTCTTTAATTAAGCTGAATTGAATTAATAAGAATGAAACTTTTAGCACATTTTATTATCATAGGCTTATTCCTAAAAAACTCCAACTCTAAGATGAATTCATCATGAAAAGGATTAATAGAATGTGTTGCATAGATAATgatactaaattgaaatacttcaTATTTCCACACAAAAAACTATCAgaactttgtttaaaacataacaattactgtaccagcCACGCAATGAAGTCTGAAAAGTGGCTGTACCTTGTACCAGGAACTCTTTCTCATGTTTAACCTTCCCATCCACATGTCAGACAGCAGCATCTGTGTGCAGGTGTGAGCCACAAAGGCACGTAGCCTTGACGACACAGCCAGTTTAAGGCATGTCGAATTACTCCAGTTTTTCAGTTCGTAGGTTAGGAGCTTCATGGCCATCGTTTCATCCTGTCTGAATGACTGTTCTAGTAAGTCTACTGCCAGCCTGCCAAACTCACTGTATGAAATAAGAAATTAATCGTTATTATAAAATTAACTCAATCATCTGCAGCTGAACTTAAAAGAAACACAGCTGATAATGATTCAGTATAAGATTATGATTCACACATACTTTCAAAACAGATCATGGAGTTGCCAAAATACACAACTTGACTTTGTGCCAATTAAGTACAGTACCCTAGCAATGTGATATCTTTACAGCATGCACATGCATTCCACAACATGTATACAAGGGCAACTGACAAATGCTTCAGGGCATTCTGCATCAGCCTCTCCTATCTTACCTCGAATCTTGGAATACCATATTCCAGGAGTCAGTACTGTCAAGTAGAACAGAATGTCATAGCAGATGCACAGATTTAATGACATTAGCAAAGATGTCCAAATCAGTTATAGCTACCATTAACACACACGGTACACATGACCCACATTCATTGTGCATGGGTTAACTTCAGTACATGTTCAGCTCCCAGCTCTATACAGCAAAGAGTACACATGGATACACGAGTGCACTACGTACTTTGAATACTCTTTGAGTTCTTCAGATGCATCATCTACAACATCACTATTTTTTGCCTCATGAGCCATCGAGCGGCACAGCTTGCAGGCTACTAGAGCCTTAGCCATGGACTCTTCTCCATGCTGCCAGAAGAACAAGGCCATTTTTTGTCTCTTCACGAGTGCAGCCCACACCAGCAGCTCATTGAACGGATACGGGAAGCGCTTCGTTTCTGGGTCATCAATGTCCACTATTTCCTTGATGCTTTTTGTCTTCTTTGACTGCTCAGTTGTGGATTCAGGCTATGGGTAGTcagaccaaaaaagaaaaaaaagtatagaaatatttacaAAATCAATGATTTACTTCTGCTGTTTATACTTACTTTTAGATGAGACTTTTTGGTAGTAAATGACAAACCTCAGGGATCTGGTCCCACAGTTTCTAATACTATTCACTTAAGCACATGTTTTTTAGATATCCTAATCAGGTACCTTGGGTTTGTATGGTTGCGCAGTCTTAATGAAATGATTGTGTCTTGTCCTTTCCTTCTTGTCTGCTCGGATGGAGAAGGCCTCGTGGTTTTCACGTAGTTGAGATCCACTGCCCGAGGAAGATTGTCGACCAGACCGctacagaagaagaagaaaaatcatGATGTGCACAAGTTTAGATCGACCTCTTtatttgtcacaatatatatagtgacaaacaAAGAGGTCAGTCTAAACTCGTGCACATTAAAGCAGGAGAGACACATACAAATATGTTCACAC
This window of the Polyodon spathula isolate WHYD16114869_AA chromosome 24, ASM1765450v1, whole genome shotgun sequence genome carries:
- the LOC121298881 gene encoding transient receptor potential cation channel subfamily M member 7-like isoform X2 is translated as MKYSDVKLGENKLPELEEWSVEKHTEASPTDAYGIINFQGGSHCYRAKYVRLSYDSKPESVLRLMLKEWQMELPKIVISVHGGMQNFDLHPRIKQVVGKGLIKAAVTTGAWILTGGVNTGVAKHVGDALKEHSSRSSRRICTIGIAQWGVIENRNDLIGKDVVAPYQTLLNPLSKLNVLNNFHSHFILVDDGTVGKYGAEVKLRRELEKHINLQRIHARIGQGVPVVALIFEGGPNVILTVLEYLQESPPVPVVVCEGTGRAADIIAYIHKQTEQGGGLLDGVESEIISTIKRTFNFSQSEAIHLFQTLMECMKNKELITVFHIGSEDPQDIDVAILRALLKGTNASAFDQLVLTLAWDRVDIAKNHVFVYGQQWLVGSLEQAMLDALIMDRVEFVKLLIENGVSMHKFLTISRLEELYNTKQIATNSTLFHLVRDVKKGNLPPDYKITLIDVGLVIEYLMGGTYRCNYTRKRFRIVYNNLHGNSRRSGRQSSSGSGSQLRENHEAFSIRADKKERTRHNHFIKTAQPYKPKPESTTEQSKKTKSIKEIVDIDDPETKRFPYPFNELLVWAALVKRQKMALFFWQHGEESMAKALVACKLCRSMAHEAKNSDVVDDASEELKEYSNEFGRLAVDLLEQSFRQDETMAMKLLTYELKNWSNSTCLKLAVSSRLRAFVAHTCTQMLLSDMWMGRLNMRKSSWYKVILSILVPPAILLLEYKTKAEMSHIPQSQDAHQMTMEDSEHNFQSPAEEIPMDVLKEVRPYDNTGVKNDIYIRPRRLPITRKFYAFYHAPIVKFWFNTMAYLGFLMLYTYVVLVKMPKMPSIQEWIVISYIFTSAIEKIREIFMSEAGKINQKIKVWFGDYFNITDCLAILTFFVGFGLRFGDQDVFLAGRLGYCLNIIFWYVRLLDFLAVNQRAGPYVMMIGKMVSNMFYIVVIMAVVLLSFGVPRKAILYPNEDPSWKLAKDIVFQPYWMIFGEVYAYEIDVCANDSAVPKLCGPGVWLTPFLQAVYLFVQYILMVNLLIAFFNNVYLQVKAISNIVWKYQRYHFIMAYHEKPVLPPPLISLSHLVSLFSCFCRKRKKDRTYGPKLFLTEDDQKKLHDFEEQCVEKYFHEKEDKFHTGSEERIRVTSNKVEKMCIQLKEVGDRVNYIKQSLHSLDSQIGHLQDLSALTVDTLKALTAQKASEASKVHKEITMEFSLSKHLGQSTVDGSSQKSSALLKHSIGTYFGSSFPRCADSMLGVSAQTDHRERDAASRRYGQDLTSSPERKTLNIPEAGTSGSALIQSAVSPPELRRRGHTMMERQLSRPENLRYADSPSLPNVLSPTAKFFVSTPSKPSDFNQLKCAVAGDQVPPGLAESHSVEFGAFVGDTFQRNNPLPACELAAANRAVASGGAPSHPQRQMEKHRQQFVSPKRLLQKLWSITKPRGHKDTPEVQRSTTKDTASKFKDLFPSKGKDMGEYHPDCQMRTVNSYAGFTELDRNPVSLTSLTRSSRGRSRVSAEDIVHQEGQKASLLPAWILGKTAAANSLLPPGEETLNVAASLYSSRHAHLGGRKDSIGSPFKPTLDIGYQFSAVERNNLMRLAQSIPFIPVQPRGEPVTVYRLEESSPNTINNSMSSWSQRGLSAKIEFLSKEEMGGGLRRALKVTCTWSEYDLLKPGHLYIIKSFLPEVVNTWQSIYKDETVLHLCLREIQQQRAAQKLTFAFNQMKPKTIPYSPRFLEVFLLYCHSAGQWFAIEECITGEFRKFNNNNGDEIVPTNMLEETMLAFSHWSYEYTRGELLVLDLQGVGENLTDPSVIKSGEKGSYDMVFGPANLGDDAIKNFRAKHHCNSCCRKLKLPDLKRNDYTPDSVQVTLSQDDTTEVSIQPGSGTKEPRHSIRLML
- the LOC121298881 gene encoding transient receptor potential cation channel subfamily M member 7-like isoform X1, producing the protein MKYSDVKLGENKLPELEEWSVEKHTEASPTDAYGIINFQGGSHCYRAKYVRLSYDSKPESVLRLMLKEWQMELPKIVISVHGGMQNFDLHPRIKQVVGKGLIKAAVTTGAWILTGGVNTGVAKHVGDALKEHSSRSSRRICTIGIAQWGVIENRNDLIGKDVVAPYQTLLNPLSKLNVLNNFHSHFILVDDGTVGKYGAEVKLRRELEKHINLQRIHARIGQGVPVVALIFEGGPNVILTVLEYLQESPPVPVVVCEGTGRAADIIAYIHKQTEQGGGLLDGVESEIISTIKRTFNFSQSEAIHLFQTLMECMKNKELITVFHIGSEDPQDIDVAILRALLKGTNASAFDQLVLTLAWDRVDIAKNHVFVYGQQWLVGSLEQAMLDALIMDRVEFVKLLIENGVSMHKFLTISRLEELYNTKQIATNSTLFHLVRDVKKGNLPPDYKITLIDVGLVIEYLMGGTYRCNYTRKRFRIVYNNLHGNSRRSGRQSSSGSGSQLRENHEAFSIRADKKERTRHNHFIKTAQPYKPKPESTTEQSKKTKSIKEIVDIDDPETKRFPYPFNELLVWAALVKRQKMALFFWQHGEESMAKALVACKLCRSMAHEAKNSDVVDDASEELKEYSNEFGRLAVDLLEQSFRQDETMAMKLLTYELKNWSNSTCLKLAVSSRLRAFVAHTCTQMLLSDMWMGRLNMRKSSWYKVILSILVPPAILLLEYKTKAEMSHIPQSQDAHQMTMEDSEHNFQSPAEEIPMDVLKEVRPYDNTGVKNDIYIRPRRLPITRKFYAFYHAPIVKFWFNTMAYLGFLMLYTYVVLVKMPKMPSIQEWIVISYIFTSAIEKIREIFMSEAGKINQKIKVWFGDYFNITDCLAILTFFVGFGLRFGDQDVFLAGRLGYCLNIIFWYVRLLDFLAVNQRAGPYVMMIGKMVSNMFYIVVIMAVVLLSFGVPRKAILYPNEDPSWKLAKDIVFQPYWMIFGEVYAYEIDVCANDSAVPKLCGPGVWLTPFLQAVYLFVQYILMVNLLIAFFNNVYLQVKAISNIVWKYQRYHFIMAYHEKPVLPPPLISLSHLVSLFSCFCRKRKKDRTYGPKLFLTEDDQKKLHDFEEQCVEKYFHEKEDKFHTGSEERIRVTSNKVEKMCIQLKEVGDRVNYIKQSLHSLDSQIGHLQDLSALTVDTLKALTAQKASEASKVHKEITMEFSLSKHLGQSTVDGSSQKSSALLKHSIGTYFGSSFPRCADSMLGVSAQTDHRERDAASRRYGQDLTSSPERKTLNIPEAGTSGSALIQSAVSPPELRRRGHTMMERQLSRPENLRYADSPSLPNVLSPTAKFFVSTPSKPSDFNQLKCAVAGDQVPPGLAESHSVEFGAFVGKYVSLQLLPKIVIKSPSAPTTVCVWPASTPACIKSEGHVNHAFSNDEGSTPTTHNKLGRACKSLSDCVSATGDTFQRNNPLPACELAAANRAVASGGAPSHPQRQMEKHRQQFVSPKRLLQKLWSITKPRGHKDTPEVQRSTTKDTASKFKDLFPSKGKDMGEYHPDCQMRTVNSYAGFTELDRNPVSLTSLTRSSRGRSRVSAEDIVHQEGQKASLLPAWILGKTAAANSLLPPGEETLNVAASLYSSRHAHLGGRKDSIGSPFKPTLDIGYQFSAVERNNLMRLAQSIPFIPVQPRGEPVTVYRLEESSPNTINNSMSSWSQRGLSAKIEFLSKEEMGGGLRRALKVTCTWSEYDLLKPGHLYIIKSFLPEVVNTWQSIYKDETVLHLCLREIQQQRAAQKLTFAFNQMKPKTIPYSPRFLEVFLLYCHSAGQWFAIEECITGEFRKFNNNNGDEIVPTNMLEETMLAFSHWSYEYTRGELLVLDLQGVGENLTDPSVIKSGEKGSYDMVFGPANLGDDAIKNFRAKHHCNSCCRKLKLPDW